From the genome of Aspergillus chevalieri M1 DNA, chromosome 8, nearly complete sequence, one region includes:
- a CDS encoding uncharacterized protein (COG:S;~EggNog:ENOG410PQB2) produces the protein MEGRPGGLSRTLPKNFTFPSCADEPRTPKRASIHLDVPPPPPRAASCHSRRFRPRSGTDVSAQVHSDPISWNQNHSDIPLPSIEFPQQSSPPSNAAVAPSNAASGSTSNDRFLAPPRGRTALKTPPTQIRTTPTELNTTGAWSVLNNQQASGEEIRRPSSSCSHVSDSSISSVETFASRPSEGSCTSTESDLQDPFFYLELPKKSVVLQSPPPLPEQNATKQRRTRQVAAKERWTAEMDGHLWNTYQLYIQDPTITPFKMTPGSIPPLGVTHRVSREAKRTWDRKAFKFNRDILSQSQRCDDGNNTPTPKANSNATTRPGWPRSEASTRRRLKLLCRRKFSIAPHYQRLMMSKSPAPLEDSSSRESSCFEGPGPSSTTFATRDLGVSLVSSSVPGPLSQLATEDQPQDVPVDFNPFGSPKEPAVATTAPEDSVAKRALGLDRPGAPRLGSPFTYHTWGPDNSSSKRKVHRHNPMGRRETIHVTTGFRLRSPPRMDLFSNITNAPQAQDPSQVNEPNAYSHLEEFARQGKLNDLGNRRVRIRNRGATTSSVNPRAIHQLFSPPSSSSRDETMPRERPVSGHRRNLSGDSIKRLGSPFKLEGIRHRHSSSGRFLRHTPSSSEPFGPAQVPQLKPSLSEGVLPYNTTEPGLSDAERIRREILNMQHSRK, from the coding sequence ATGGAGGGCCGACCAGGAGGGTTGTCGCGCACATTGCCCAAGAACTTTACCTTTCCGTCGTGTGCAGACGAGCCCAGGACCCCCAAGCGCGCCTCTATTCATCTCGACGTCCCTCCCCCGCCACCTCGCGCGGCCAGTTGTCATTCGCGCCGATTTCGCCCTCGCTCAGGGACCGACGTCTCTGCGCAGGTACATTCTGATCCCATTTCATGGAATCAGAACCATTCCGATATTCCTCTTCCATCAATTGAATTCCCTCAACAATCGTCACCACCGTCCAATGCGGCCGTGGCACCGTCGAACGCCGCTTCGGGATCCACCAGCAACGATCGCTTCTTAGCGCCTCCCCGGGGCCGCACGGCCCTGAAAACGCCCCCAACCCAGATTCGTACGACCCCGACAGAACTCAATACCACAGGCGCATGGTCAGTATTGAATAATCAGCAAGCTTCAGGTGAGGAGATCCGGCGACCCAGTTCATCTTGCTCGCACGTCTCGGattcctccatctcctctgTCGAAACGTTCGCTTCCCGGCCGTCGGAGGGAAGCTGTACCAGCACCGAAAGCGACCTGCAGGACCCGTTCTTCTACTTAGAGCTCCCGAAGAAATCTGTTGTCTTGCAATCGCCTCCACCGTTACCCGAACAGAATGCTACAAAGCAAAGGCGCACTCGTCAGGTAGCCGCCAAAGAGCGCTGGACTGCAGAGATGGACGGTCACCTCTGGAACACATATCAATTGTACATCCAGGATCCTACTATCACCCCATTCAAAATGACGCCCGGCAGTATCCCACCCTTAGGAGTCACTCACCGCGTGTCGCGCGAAGCGAAGAGGACCTGGGACCGCAAAGCCTTCAAATTCAACCGAGATATTCTGAGCCAGTCGCAACGGTGTGACGATGGTAACAACACGCCCACTCCCAAAGCCAACAGCAACGCGACAACAAGGCCCGGATGGCCTAGGTCAGAAGCCTCCACCAGACGGCGACTCAAGCTGCTGTGCAGGCGCAAGTTCTCCATCGCACCGCACTACCAGCGATTGATGATGTCCAAGAGTCCTGCACCGTTGGAGGACTCGTCTTCCCGAGAATCATCCTGCTTCGAAGGACCCGGTCCGAGTTCTACCACTTTTGCGACCCGCGATTTGGGTGTGTCCCTCGTATCCAGCTCGGTTCCTGGGCCTTTGTCGCAACTCGCGACCGAAGATCAGCCTCAGGACGTTCCTGTCGACTTCAACCCATTCGGTAGCCCCAAAGAGCCAGCGGtagcaacaacagcaccgGAAGATTCTGTCGCAAAGAGAGCTCTTGGCCTCGACCGACCCGGTGCTCCACGCCTTGGATCACCGTTTACCTATCATACCTGGGGTCCGGACAACAGCTCTTCGAAACGGAAAGTCCATCGCCATAACCCGATGGGTCGACGAGAGACGATCCATGTGACGACAGGCTTCCGGTTGCGATCGCCGCCACGTATGGATCTGTTCTCGAATATAACTAACGCCCCGCAAGCCCAGGACCCGTCGCAGGTGAACGAACCCAACGCGTACTCCCATCTGGAAGAGTTCGCACGCCAGGGCAAATTGAACGATCTTGGGAACCGTCGCGTGCGGATTCGCAACCGTGGTGCGACCACCAGCTCTGTGAACCCGAGGGCTATCCATCAGCTTTTCTCCCCGccgtcttcatcgtcaagAGATGAGACTATGCCACGGGAAAGACCTGTGTCAGGTCATCGACGCAACCTCAGCGGTGACAGTATCAAACGACTGGGATCGCCCTTTAAATTGGAGGGAATACGCCATCGCCATTCCTCGTCGGGCAGATTCCTTCGACACACGCCATCTTCATCGGAGCCTTTTGGCCCTGCTCAGGTGCCGCAATTGAAGCCTTCTCTGTCTGAGGGCGTGCTCCCGTATAATACCACGGAGCCGGGTCTTTCTGATGCAGAACGGATCCGACGGGAGATACTAAATATGCAGCATTCGCGAAAATGA
- the sld5 gene encoding putative GINS DNA replication complex subunit Sld5 (BUSCO:EOG09264VZ7;~COG:L;~EggNog:ENOG410PMSF;~InterPro:IPR031633,IPR038749,IPR021151,IPR036224, IPR008591;~PFAM:PF05916,PF16922;~go_process: GO:0006261 - DNA-dependent DNA replication [Evidence IEA]), which produces MDIDDILASVDRDANIQTPESATLDSQLLTRFWVAERAVSELLPWPASLMDRMMERVRRQIEAIEDLAASSADPISTTNNTNNATLNLKLSILQTDLARTQYLIRSLLRQRLAKLTKHSMHYLLLISPNHNSQPTQSSQSSQTQQQQPEDSVPTPDDMSSTSPLSPQETSFIHAHQTLLARHHGSSFLGAFPPQLRRLDDNAGGTSMVQGPEGKEAVFVRCLVDEVGVVVPPGDGVEEEMVGTGMRMGDVWVVRWEGVKGAWERGEVEVL; this is translated from the exons ATGGACATCGACGACATCCTCGCCTCTGTCGACCGTGATGCCAACATCCAAACCCCCGAATCCGCAACCCTCGACAGCCAACTCCTCACGCGCTTCTGGGTCGCCGAGCGCGCCGTCTCAGAGCTTCTCCCGTGGCCCGCGAGTTTGATGGATAGGATGATGGAGAGGGTCAGGAGGCAG ATCGAAGCAATCGAAGACCTAGCAGCCTCATCCGCCGACCCAATatcaaccaccaacaacacAAACAACGCAACCCTAAACCTCAAACTCTCAATCCTCCAAACAGACCTTGCCCGCACCCAATACCTCATTCGCTCGCTCCTCCGCCAACGCCTCGCAAAACTCACAAAGCACAGCATGCACTatctcctcctcatctcccCCAACCACAACTCCCAACCAACCCAATCGTCGCAATCGTCGCAaacgcaacaacaacagcccgAGGACTCCGTGCCTACACCAGATGATATGTCGAGTACGAGTCCGTTGTCGCCACAGGAGACGAGCTTTATCCATGCGCACCAGACGCTTCTTGCGAGGCATCATGGGTCTTCGTTTCTGGGTGCGTTTCCGCCGCAGTTGAGGCGGTTGGATGATAATGCGGGTGGGACGAGTATGGTACAGGGGccggaggggaaggaggcgGTTTTTGTGAGGTGTCTTGTTGATGAGGTGGGTGTTGTTGTGCCGCCGGGGGAcggggtggaggaggagatggTGGGTACGGGGATGCGGATGGGGGATGTTTGGGTTGTTAGGTGGGAGGGGGTTAAGGGAGCTTGGGAGAGAGGGGAGGTTGAAGTCTTATGA
- a CDS encoding uncharacterized protein (COG:S;~EggNog:ENOG410PWHC), translating into MDASTPWMNCAHWLENQFKYDPLVLGPLERYSMGRFTCLSLWQGAKKDMKSDRGPCDYPPLYEAQLLLRAPRKWAVYKQKTSTDSIICKPLITFCQEAWNNPVLYLLRQSLMLIVASWDKLSEVPCLIEFSSKGKKAHEKAIESTEIVWNVLASFRWGALLPIDGMIGPEDYDQAIGNSHFLKNVFVSLARDKEEKEFFERSGRPKSLGFGRFRISRLSLVAQADK; encoded by the exons ATGGATGCATCTACTCCATGGATGAACTGCGCTCATTGGCTGGAGAATCAGTTTAAATACGACCCCTTGGTCCTGGGACCCTTGGAGCGCTACTCGATGGGACGGTTTACATGTCTTAGTTTGTGGCAGGGCGCGAAGAAAGATATGAAATCGGATCGTGGACCTTGTGATTACCCTCCTCTG TATGAAGCGCAGCTACTATTGCGAGCACCCCGCAAGTGGGCTGTCTACAAGCAGAAGACGTCAACAGATTCTATTATATGCAAACCCCTCATAACTTTCTGTCAAGAGGCATGGAATAACCCCGTTCTCTACCTCCTCCGTCAGTCTCTTATGTTGATTGTCGCCTCATGGGACAAACTCTCCGAAGTACCTTGCCTGATCGAATTCAGCAGCAAGGGAAAAAAAGCTCACGAGAAGGCAATCGAGAGTACAGAAATCGTCTGGAACGTGCTCGCATCGTTCCGGTGGGGAGCCTTGCTGCCTATTGATGGCATGATTGGCCCGGAGGACTATGATCAAGCGATTGGGAACAGTCACTTCTTGAAGAATGTATTTGTGTCGCTGGCTAGGgacaaggaagaaaaggagttTTTCGAAAGATCTGGCCGTCCCAAGAGTCTAGGGTTTGGCCGTTTTAGGATTAGCCGTTTGAGCTTGGTGGCACAAGCTGATAAATAG
- the nimT gene encoding putative tyrosine protein phosphatase MIH1 (BUSCO:EOG09262FE3;~COG:D;~EggNog:ENOG410PI8H;~InterPro:IPR001763,IPR000751,IPR036873;~PFAM:PF00581;~go_function: GO:0004725 - protein tyrosine phosphatase activity [Evidence IEA];~go_process: GO:0006470 - protein dephosphorylation [Evidence IEA];~go_process: GO:1902751 - positive regulation of cell cycle G2/M phase transition [Evidence IEA]), which translates to MEHSSPLAAMQPPSVMFGHCFRPEPTSYPSCGPRSGIGASSFNFKDLSMKKGGDYFNMKPVRGTSPTASLAADLSQNFHIDQSPQLATPRRSLFSSNLFSQGNEDTMTTPPMPSSPAAAMDGMEMSPLPHKPSFSVARDTDMKSPSLDMDSPMRTSVPSPLQDSPMLQKENLIERKRPTFLRPSLAKSRAHSYQMGMNRPAPESQAPPFRFNSRAHGKTSLSNSASLEDLFGESPQRERPALRHHSSGSLAMNARLRGGLGTSGSHAKSCGSPASSIRKSSNPCLRPRKLCRRSLSMFEHPQDVVSEKEANYTTNAPLPSIPDIDIEGTPSLQLPHFIPEDQGDSLARINRETLLEVMDGKYNDRFDHILVIDCRFEYEYEGGHINGALNYNDKESLAAQLFAEPKPRTALILHCEYSVHRAPIMAKYLRHRDRAVNIDQYPNLSYPDMYILEGGYSAFFAEHRSLCYPQNYVEMNAKEHEYACERGLGKVKQRSKLNRAQTFAFGENSPEMEDSPTGRCRNPGSRFLGSPFGDSPAPGRSPARRMLSY; encoded by the exons ATGGAACATTCGTCCCCGTTGGCTGCCATGCAGCCTCCATCTGTCATGTTTGGTCACTGTTTCCGTCCCGAACCAACGTCGTATCCGTCGTGCGGTCCCAGGTCGGGCATTGGAGCCAGTTCTTTCAACTTCAAAGACCTGTCCATGAAAAAGGGCGGCGACTACTTCAATATGAAACCGGTCCGGGGCACGTCGCCAACCGCAAGCCTTGCTGCGGACTTGTCTCAGAATTTTCATATCGATCAAAG CCCTCAATTGGCAACGCCCAGACGGTCTTTGTTCTCTTCGAACCTGTTTTCACAGGGCAATG AAGATACCATGACCACTCCTCCGATGCCATCTTCGCCTGCTGCCGCTATGGATGGTATGGAAATGTCTCCTTTGCCGCACAAGCCATCGTTTTCCGTTGCTCGGGATACCGACATGAAGTCTCCGAGCTTGGACATGGATTCGCCTATGCGGACAAGTGTCCCCAGTCCGCTGCAGGATTCGCCGATGCTGCAAAAGGAGAACCTTATTGA GAGAAAACGTCCTACCTTTCTGCGTCCCTCTCTCGCGAAGAGCAGAGCTCACTCTTACCAGATGGGGATGAACCGTCCGGCCCCCGAGAGTCAAGCTCCCCCGTTCCGATTCAACAGCCGTGCCCATGGAAAGACTTCGTTGAGCAATTCGGCCTCGCTGGAGGATCTGTTTGGGGAATCTCCGCAACGGGAACGACCCGCCTTGCGCCATCACTCGTCTGGTAGCCTTGCCATGAATGCGCGATTGCGCGGCGGTCTGGGAACCAGTGGAAGCCACGCCAAGAGCTGTGGTTCTCCCGCGTCGTCGATTCGCAAGAGCTCCAACCCCTGCCTGCGCCCTCGAAAGCTGTGCAGACGGTCGTTGAGTATGTTTGAACACCCACAGGACGTTGTATCCGAAAAAGAAGCCAACTACACCACAAATGCACCGCTTCCGTCGATCCCCGATATCGACATTGAAGGAACCCCCTCCCTACAGCTGCCTCACTTCATTCCGGAGGACCAGGGAGATTCATTGGCTCGGATCAACAGGGAGACCCTGCTGGAGGTTATGGACGGAAAGTACAACGACCGGTTCGATCACATCTTGGTTATCGACTGCCGTTTCGAGTATGAGTATGAAGGTGGGCACATCAACGGAGCGCTGAACTACAATGACAAGGAGTCGCTGGCCGCTCAGCTTTTCGCGGAACCGAAACCACGGACTGCACTAATCTTGCATTGCGAGTACTCCGTCCACCGGGCTCCGATCATGGCGAAGTACCTTCGTCATCGGGATCGCGCTGTCAACATTGATCAATACCCGAACCTTAGCTATCCCGATATGTACATCTTGGAAGGGGGTTACAGCGCTTTCTTTGCTGAGCATCGCTCGTTGTGCTACCCCCAGAACTACGTTGAAATGAACGCTAAAGAACACGAATACGCTTGTGAGCGCGGTCTCGGTAAGGTCAAGCAACGGTCCAAGCTCAACCGTGCGCAGACCTTTGCCTTTGGGGAAAACTCACCTGAGATGGAAGACAGCCCAACCGGGCGATGCCGCAACCCTGGCAGCCGCTTCTTGGGATCTCCTTTCGGGGATAGTCCTGCTCCAGGTCGGAGTCCTGCTCGCCGCATGCTTTCCTACTAA
- a CDS encoding uncharacterized protein (COG:S;~EggNog:ENOG410PWHC;~InterPro:IPR011009): protein MEACADRRLPELHRDGSDKEIPKEELFCYTKHRFLLAEHYVKFNLQELLTIAVSISEGATNCTRVTKTVDGCSNKAFVLIMHNGSEVWAKAPNPHAGLARYTMASEVATCDIICTLLKIPVPRVLALSSVPNNPVEAEYIVEEKAYGTRLDISFPEAGFGSASCRYGEQTHQHNLQ from the exons ATGGAGGCCTGTGCGGACAGAAGGCTTCCTGAGCTTCATAGGGATGGGTCAG ACAAAGAAATTCCTAAGGAGGAGCTATTTTGCTACACCAAGCACAGGTTTCT ACTTGCGGAACATTATGTGAAATTCAACCTGCAGGAACTCCTAACGATTGCTGTCAGTATCTCCGAAGGTGCAACGAATT GTACCAGAGTCACAAAGACTGTTGATGGCTGTTCCAACAAGGCTTTTGTCTTAATCATGCACAACGGCTCTGAAGTCTGGGCAAAAGCACCCAATCCCCACGCTGGACTTGCTCGCTACACCATGGCTTCCGAGGTCGCTACGTGTGATATC ATCTGTACTTTGTTAAAGATTCCCGTTCCTCGAGTCCTCGCATTGTCATCTGTCCCGAACAATCCTGTCGAAGCCGAGTATATCGTCGAAGAGAAGGCATACGGCACCAGGCTGGATATCTCGTTCCCAGAAGCTGGGTTTGGTTCAGCAAGTTGTCGATATGGAGAACAGACTCATCAGCATAACCTTCAATAG
- a CDS encoding cytochrome P450 (COG:Q;~EggNog:ENOG410PUA7;~InterPro:IPR001128,IPR002403,IPR017972,IPR036396;~PFAM:PF00067;~TransMembrane:1 (o18-36i);~go_function: GO:0004497 - monooxygenase activity [Evidence IEA];~go_function: GO:0005506 - iron ion binding [Evidence IEA];~go_function: GO:0016705 - oxidoreductase activity, acting on paired donors, with incorporation or reduction of molecular oxygen [Evidence IEA];~go_function: GO:0020037 - heme binding [Evidence IEA];~go_process: GO:0055114 - oxidation-reduction process [Evidence IEA]) — MFRQPNMAVTIELFENPYVLQGLAAAIFLVYVSHFLRDLSDGFPYKNIPLVGKTRWELSNTKAKERFVNSANELIQQGFSQGKSAFQAMFSHSLMIVLHPRLMNEVKSHPHLSFDEATKRLFFGGQFPGFEVFDGQDKDHIVLNIINKKITQTLGQQTIPLSKETASLLKDTFSESDEWQPFVFAKEIPHMVARLSSLVFMGEEICHNKEWLDVSVNYTIDSFVAARELRLWPAALRHVVHWFLPSARKVRNDMSVARRIVQGEIEKRRLIREGKLPGKGEKTHPTVLDWIEEASAGRPFDETRAQVGLSLAAIHTTSNMLTNVLYDLTAYPEHIQPLRDEIKAVLEEDGGLMKTSLVKMKLLDSVMKETQRMNPAGMTSINRVAIKDVPLSDGTVIPKGAGVVVSGHIMQDDSVYPNAQRYDGYRFYNKRQAPGHEHRHQFVTTTPEHFGFGHGQHACPGRFFATNEMKIFLVHLLLKYDWKFVEQQGRPKNILHGTENICDRNVKFLFKPRQPEVDLALLGEGTA, encoded by the exons ATGTTCCGGCAGCCGAACATGGCTGTGACTATTGAACTTTTCGAGAACCCCTATGTGCTACAGGGCCTAGCAGCGGCCATATTCCTTGTGTATGTCTCTCATTTCTTGAGAGACCTTTCCGATGGATTCCCATACAAGAATATCCCCCTCGTGGGGAAGACTCGTTGGGAGCTGTCAAACACAAAAGCCAAAGAGCGTTTCGTCAACTCGGCCAACGAACTAATTCAACAGGGCTTCTCTCAG GGAAAAAGCGCTTTCCAGGCCATGTTCTCTCATAGTCTGATGATTGTTTTACATCCTCGTCTCATGAACGAAGTCAAGAGTCACCCGCATCTCAGCTTTGATGAGGCTACCAAGAGG TTATTCTTTGGAGGCCAGTTCCCTGGCTTTGAGGTTTTTGATGGACAGGACAAAGATCATATTGTGCTGAACATCATCAACAAGAAAATCACCCAAACCCTTGGCCAACAGACCATTCCTCTCTCAAAAGAGACAGCCTCTTTGCTGAAGGACACGTTTTCCGAATCGGATG AATGGCAACCCTTTGTATTCGCAAAGGAAATCCCGCACATGGTGGCTAGATTGTCATCGCTTGTGTTCATGGGCGAGGAGATTTGCCACAACAAGGAATGGCTCGACGTATCTGTCAACTACACCATCGACTCGTTTGTTGCTGCCCGGGAACTCCGACTTTGGCCCGCTGCCCTCCGCCACGTGGTGCATTGGTTCCTTCCTTCGGCCCGGAAAGTGCGAAATGACATGAGCGTTGCCCGTCGTATCGTTCAAGGAGAGATTGAGAAGCGCAGACTGATCCGCGAAGGCAAGCTGCCAGGGAAGGGCGAGAAGACACACCCGACTGTACTGGACTGGATCGAAGAAGCTTCCGCCGGACGTCCTTTCGACGAAACTCGTGCCCAAGTCGGACTTTCTTTGGCTGCCATCCACACTACGTCAAACATGTTGACCAATGTGCTGTACGATCTGACTGCTTACCCGGAGCACATCCAGCCTCTACGTGATGAAATCAAGGCGGTTCTGGAGGAAGATGGCGGCCTGATGAAGACCAGCCTGGTCAAGATGAAGCTGCTTGACAGCGTCATGAAAGAGACCCAGCGGATGAATCCGGCAGGAATGACCTCGATCAACCGTGTTGCTATAAAGGATGTCCCGCTGTCGGACGGAACGGTTATCCCCAAGGGTGCCGGCGTGGTAGTTTCAGGTCACATAATGCAGGACGACTCTGTGTACCCGAATGCGCAGAGATACGACGGCTACCGATTCTACAACAAGCGCCAGGCGCCCGGCCACGAGCATCGTCACCAATTTGTCACGACAACTCCGGAACACTTTGGTTTCGGGCATGGGCAGCATGCTTGCCCGGGACGGTTCTTTGCGACCAATGAGATGAAGATCTTCCTTGTCCATTTGCTATTGAAGTACGACTGGAAATTCGTCGAGCAACAGGGTCGGCCCAAAAACATTCTCCATGGCACTGAGAACATTTGCGATCGAAACGTCAAGTTCCTTTTCAAGCCGCGACAGCCGGAGGTCGACCTTGCATTGCTTGGGGAGGGGACAGCCTAG